The following proteins are encoded in a genomic region of Vibrio spartinae:
- the fieF gene encoding CDF family cation-efflux transporter FieF (FieF, a metal efflux transporter, is a member of the CDF (cation diffusion facilitator) family of transporters.) — protein MHSNYIRLVKSAAWSATIVAITLLIIKMFAWWHTGSVSLLASVIDSLLDIAASVVNLWVVRYALQPADREHTFGHGKAESLAALAQAMFISGSACFLFLNGVDRFFRPQPLQTPELGIYVSALAIVVTFLLVRYQKYVVKKTGSQAIAADSLHYQSDLWMNIAIMIALAMSWKGVTQADAIFAVGIGVYILYSAYQIIHEAIQTLLDRKLPDEEISHIRQLSLSVEGVLGIHGLRTRMSGPVRFIQLHLELDDHLPLIQAHEISDQVEALLLAEFPGSDVLVHQDPYSVILESEYEQKVAEWS, from the coding sequence ATGCACTCAAATTATATTCGCTTAGTGAAATCAGCAGCATGGAGTGCGACCATTGTCGCGATTACGTTGTTGATCATTAAAATGTTTGCTTGGTGGCATACCGGCTCAGTCAGTTTACTCGCGTCGGTGATTGACTCTTTGCTGGATATTGCCGCATCGGTGGTTAACCTGTGGGTGGTTCGCTATGCTCTTCAGCCGGCAGATCGGGAACATACATTTGGCCATGGGAAAGCAGAATCTTTGGCGGCACTGGCACAAGCGATGTTTATTTCAGGGTCTGCCTGCTTTTTATTTCTGAACGGGGTTGACCGCTTCTTTCGTCCTCAGCCGCTCCAAACACCGGAGCTGGGGATTTACGTCAGTGCGCTGGCAATCGTGGTGACCTTCCTGTTGGTTCGGTATCAGAAGTATGTGGTGAAAAAAACCGGGAGTCAGGCGATTGCGGCGGACTCTTTGCACTATCAGTCTGATTTATGGATGAACATTGCAATTATGATCGCACTAGCGATGAGTTGGAAAGGGGTGACCCAAGCCGATGCGATTTTTGCCGTCGGTATCGGTGTTTATATTTTATATAGTGCATACCAGATTATTCATGAAGCGATTCAGACGTTATTGGATCGCAAACTGCCGGATGAAGAAATCAGTCACATTCGTCAGCTGAGTTTATCGGTTGAGGGTGTTTTAGGCATTCATGGTTTACGGACGCGAATGTCCGGACCGGTGCGTTTTATTCAGCTTCATCTGGAATTAGATGATCATTTACCGCTGATTCAGGCCCATGAGATTTCTGATCAGGTTGAAGCGTTATTGCTGGCGGAGTTCCCCGGCTCCGATGTGCTTGTTCACCAAGACCCTTATTCTGTGATCCTGGAGTCAGAATATGAGCAGAAAGTAGCAGAATGGTCGTGA
- a CDS encoding M28 family metallopeptidase, with product MKYTKTSLAVILTLFSTSLIAAENSQADANEVWISIGADAKGTLLESVTQPIQPQSVVDNPLVWVGKVASQDLAELSHNMHEEHHRCGGYIVHDSKQSAIEASRVPLTSSSFAAVGIGQQDIVKPLIPLISADQITDTITSLSDFTNRFYTTLSGTQASNWIANEWRGLSASWGNASVQQVSHSGYQQKSVILTIRGTEKPDEIVVIGGHLDSTIGSRTNAQSVAPGADDDASGIASVTEIIRVLAENNFKPKRTVAFMAYAAEEVGLRGSQDIASQYKNEGKNVLSALQLDMTNYPGSAEDIVFMTDYTDSNLNSFLAKLLDEYLPNLKYGFDRCGYGCSDHASWHGAGYPASMPFEAKFSEYNPHIHTSRDTLSNSDREGKHAQKFARLGLSYVVEMANSAVEAQQDPVLKVGKPLTGLSGNASAQSWYTFELPESRSFKISISGGRGDADLYVKYGAKAGTRSYDCRPYKTGNNESCSFDRAAAGTYSIMLRGYSDYSGITLEATF from the coding sequence ATGAAATACACGAAAACCAGTCTGGCCGTCATCCTGACACTGTTCAGTACATCGCTTATCGCGGCAGAAAATTCGCAAGCTGACGCCAACGAAGTCTGGATATCGATTGGTGCTGATGCAAAAGGCACACTGCTGGAATCTGTCACTCAACCCATTCAGCCTCAGTCAGTGGTCGATAATCCTCTTGTCTGGGTGGGAAAGGTTGCTTCACAAGATCTGGCCGAGCTATCGCACAACATGCATGAAGAACATCACCGCTGCGGTGGTTATATTGTTCATGATTCGAAACAAAGTGCGATTGAAGCGAGCCGAGTGCCATTAACCAGCAGTTCCTTTGCTGCGGTTGGCATTGGTCAGCAAGATATCGTCAAACCATTAATTCCATTGATCAGTGCTGATCAAATTACCGATACAATCACCAGCTTGTCGGACTTCACAAATCGCTTCTATACGACCCTCTCCGGAACACAGGCCTCGAACTGGATTGCCAATGAATGGCGAGGTTTGTCTGCTTCATGGGGGAATGCTTCCGTTCAGCAGGTCAGCCACTCAGGCTATCAACAGAAGTCCGTCATTCTCACCATTAGAGGCACAGAAAAACCCGATGAAATTGTCGTCATTGGCGGTCACTTGGATTCCACCATTGGTTCAAGAACCAATGCTCAAAGTGTTGCCCCCGGGGCAGATGATGATGCCTCAGGCATCGCGAGTGTGACAGAAATTATCAGAGTTCTGGCAGAAAACAACTTCAAACCGAAACGGACAGTTGCTTTCATGGCTTATGCGGCAGAAGAAGTCGGGTTACGCGGCTCTCAAGATATCGCCAGTCAATATAAGAATGAGGGCAAAAACGTGCTTTCCGCCCTTCAGTTGGATATGACAAACTATCCCGGTTCTGCTGAAGATATTGTCTTCATGACCGATTATACCGACAGCAACCTGAATTCATTCTTGGCAAAATTGCTGGATGAGTACCTACCCAATCTGAAATACGGCTTCGACCGATGTGGTTATGGTTGCTCGGATCATGCTTCGTGGCATGGTGCCGGATACCCTGCATCAATGCCTTTCGAAGCAAAATTCTCTGAATACAATCCGCATATTCATACCTCACGGGATACGCTCTCCAATTCTGACCGAGAAGGAAAGCACGCGCAAAAATTCGCCCGGCTCGGCCTCTCCTATGTCGTCGAAATGGCAAACTCAGCGGTCGAAGCGCAACAGGATCCGGTGTTGAAGGTCGGCAAACCACTGACTGGATTAAGTGGCAACGCATCGGCTCAAAGCTGGTATACATTTGAACTGCCTGAATCTCGTTCCTTTAAAATCTCAATATCGGGCGGACGAGGGGATGCCGATCTTTATGTGAAGTATGGCGCGAAAGCGGGAACTCGTTCTTATGATTGTCGTCCTTACAAAACGGGGAATAACGAGTCATGCTCGTTTGATCGCGCAGCTGCGGGGACTTACTCAATCATGCTACGCGGTTATTCTGATTACTCAGGCATCACGCTAGAAGCAACGTTCTAA
- the pfkA gene encoding 6-phosphofructokinase, translating into MIKKIGILTSGGDAPGMNAAIRGVVRTALGAGLEVFGIYDGYLGLYEDRIAQLDRSSVSDVINRGGTFLGSARFPEFKEVHVREKAIENLQKHGIEALVVIGGDGSYMGAKKLTEMGYPCIGLPGTIDNDIAGTDYTIGYLTALNTVIDAIDRLRDTSSSHQRISIVEIMGRHCGDLTLMSAIAGGCEYIITPETGLNMDELISNLKDGIAKGKKHAIIALTELMMDANVLAKKIEDATKRETRATVLGHIQRGGRPTAFDRVLASRMGNYAVHLLLEGYGGRCVGIQKEDLVHHDIIDAIENLKRPVRQDLYKVAEELF; encoded by the coding sequence ATGATTAAAAAGATCGGGATATTAACAAGTGGCGGTGATGCTCCAGGGATGAACGCTGCGATTCGTGGCGTTGTACGCACTGCATTAGGCGCTGGTTTAGAAGTTTTCGGCATCTATGATGGCTATCTGGGACTCTATGAAGACCGGATTGCCCAGTTAGATCGCTCGAGTGTTTCTGACGTGATTAACCGGGGTGGCACATTTCTGGGGTCGGCACGTTTCCCTGAATTTAAAGAGGTTCACGTTCGTGAAAAAGCGATTGAGAACTTGCAGAAGCATGGTATCGAAGCGCTGGTCGTGATCGGTGGTGATGGTTCTTATATGGGCGCGAAGAAGCTGACAGAAATGGGATATCCATGTATCGGTCTGCCGGGCACCATTGATAATGATATCGCCGGCACTGATTATACCATCGGTTATCTGACGGCTTTGAATACCGTGATTGATGCGATCGACCGCTTGCGCGATACATCATCATCTCACCAACGGATTTCTATTGTTGAAATTATGGGACGTCATTGTGGTGATTTAACACTGATGTCAGCCATTGCCGGTGGATGTGAATATATTATTACCCCGGAAACGGGATTGAATATGGATGAGCTGATTTCCAATCTGAAAGATGGCATCGCGAAAGGGAAGAAACATGCCATTATTGCTTTAACTGAGCTGATGATGGATGCCAACGTTCTGGCGAAGAAGATTGAAGACGCGACGAAACGTGAAACACGAGCGACTGTGCTTGGTCACATTCAGCGTGGCGGTCGTCCGACAGCGTTTGACCGGGTTTTAGCCTCTCGGATGGGGAACTACGCCGTTCACCTTCTGTTGGAAGGCTATGGTGGTCGTTGTGTCGGTATTCAGAAAGAAGATCTGGTTCACCACGACATCATCGATGCGATCGAGAACTTGAAGCGTCCTGTTCGCCAGGATTTATACAAAGTTGCTGAAGAACTGTTTTAA
- the glpX gene encoding class II fructose-bisphosphatase yields MKRDLAMAFSRVTEGAALAGYKWLGRGDKNAADGAAVEVMRSLLNKTEITGEIVIGEGEIDDAPMLYIGEKVGLGGDEVDIAVDPIEGTRMTAMGQSNALSVLAAAEKGSFLKAPDMYMEKLVVGPGAKGCIDLNQPLKQNLEHVAQALGKSLDTLVVITLAKPRHDQIIAEMQQWGVRVFAVPDGDVAASILTCMPNSEVDVMYCIGGAPEGVVSAAVIRALDGDMHGRLLPRHEVKGDTDENRQLGQQEIERCQKMGVEAGKVLKMEDMVRSDNVIFSATGITKGDLLDGVTRQGNIAVTETLLIRGKCRTIRRIQSTHYLNRKDPEERMWIV; encoded by the coding sequence ATGAAACGTGATTTAGCAATGGCCTTTTCCCGAGTGACCGAAGGTGCAGCTTTAGCCGGGTATAAATGGCTTGGGCGCGGTGATAAAAATGCAGCCGATGGCGCTGCTGTCGAAGTCATGCGGAGCCTGTTGAATAAAACAGAAATCACGGGAGAGATTGTAATTGGAGAAGGGGAAATCGATGATGCCCCGATGCTCTATATCGGCGAGAAGGTTGGTTTGGGCGGTGATGAAGTTGATATCGCGGTTGATCCGATAGAAGGTACTCGCATGACAGCCATGGGGCAGTCAAATGCGCTCTCTGTATTGGCCGCCGCGGAAAAAGGTAGCTTTTTGAAAGCACCCGATATGTACATGGAAAAACTGGTTGTCGGTCCGGGTGCCAAAGGATGTATCGATCTCAATCAACCCCTCAAACAGAATCTCGAACATGTCGCGCAGGCATTAGGTAAATCTCTGGATACGCTGGTCGTGATTACATTGGCAAAACCTCGTCACGATCAAATCATTGCCGAGATGCAACAGTGGGGAGTCCGCGTCTTTGCCGTCCCCGATGGCGATGTGGCGGCTTCAATTTTAACCTGTATGCCCAATAGTGAAGTGGATGTAATGTATTGTATCGGTGGCGCACCGGAAGGCGTGGTCTCCGCTGCCGTGATTCGTGCCTTAGACGGTGATATGCACGGTCGCCTTCTGCCTCGTCACGAAGTAAAAGGTGACACCGATGAAAACCGCCAGCTCGGTCAGCAAGAGATCGAACGCTGTCAGAAAATGGGCGTAGAAGCCGGTAAAGTGCTGAAGATGGAAGACATGGTCCGCAGTGATAATGTGATTTTCTCAGCCACGGGAATCACGAAAGGTGACTTACTGGATGGCGTCACTCGTCAAGGTAATATTGCCGTCACCGAAACCCTGCTCATTCGCGGTAAGTGCCGGACGATCCGTCGGATTCAATCCACGCATTACCTGAACAGAAAAGATCCGGAAGAACGGATGTGGATTGTCTGA
- the zapB gene encoding cell division protein ZapB produces MSFEVLEKLEAKIQTAVDTITLLQMEVEELKEEKQKLIEEATQLKTSRDELEQHVQDIQQEQTAWQERIRNLLGKMEDME; encoded by the coding sequence ATGTCTTTTGAAGTGTTAGAGAAATTAGAAGCCAAAATTCAAACTGCCGTTGATACAATCACACTCCTTCAAATGGAAGTTGAAGAATTAAAAGAAGAAAAACAGAAATTGATTGAAGAAGCGACTCAGCTGAAAACCAGTCGTGATGAACTGGAACAGCACGTACAAGACATTCAGCAAGAGCAGACCGCGTGGCAGGAACGTATCCGCAATTTGCTGGGTAAGATGGAAGATATGGAGTAA
- the metF gene encoding methylenetetrahydrofolate reductase, whose protein sequence is MGYSYAGHIDALNQNISELSGDLNVSFEFFPPSSPKMEETLWNSVQRLKTLQPKFVSVTYGANSGERERTHAIIKEIKSRTGLVAAPHLTCIDASREALSQIADDYWNNGIKNIVALRGDIPPGGGKPEMYAADLVTLLKSRHDFDISVAAFPEVHPEAKSAQADLLNLKRKVDAGANRAISQFFFDVECYLRFRDRCVSAGIDVEIVPGILPVSNFKQASRFAAQNHVKVPGWMNQQFDGLDDDPVTRQLVGASQAIDMVRILCREGVKDFHFYTLNRAEMTYALCHTLGIRP, encoded by the coding sequence ATGGGATACTCATATGCTGGACATATTGATGCACTGAATCAGAACATTAGTGAATTATCCGGGGACCTTAACGTCTCTTTTGAGTTTTTCCCGCCCAGTTCACCGAAGATGGAAGAAACGCTCTGGAACTCCGTGCAGCGCTTAAAAACCTTACAGCCCAAATTCGTCTCTGTTACCTACGGAGCGAACTCCGGAGAACGAGAGAGAACCCATGCCATTATTAAAGAAATCAAATCCCGGACCGGTTTAGTCGCAGCCCCTCACCTAACTTGTATTGATGCCAGTCGTGAGGCGTTGAGTCAGATTGCCGATGACTACTGGAACAACGGTATCAAGAATATTGTTGCGCTCCGGGGGGATATTCCTCCGGGCGGTGGTAAACCGGAGATGTATGCTGCTGATCTGGTGACCTTACTCAAATCCCGTCACGACTTTGATATTTCTGTCGCAGCCTTTCCTGAAGTCCACCCTGAAGCCAAAAGTGCTCAGGCCGACTTACTGAATCTCAAACGTAAAGTGGATGCGGGTGCGAACCGTGCCATCTCTCAGTTTTTCTTTGATGTTGAATGTTATCTGCGATTTCGGGACCGCTGTGTCAGCGCCGGTATCGATGTCGAAATCGTACCGGGCATTCTCCCGGTATCCAACTTTAAACAGGCATCTCGCTTTGCCGCGCAGAACCATGTCAAAGTACCGGGCTGGATGAATCAACAATTCGACGGATTAGACGATGATCCGGTGACACGTCAGCTTGTCGGTGCAAGTCAAGCCATTGACATGGTCCGGATACTCTGTCGTGAAGGCGTGAAAGACTTCCACTTCTATACACTGAATCGGGCAGAAATGACCTATGCGTTATGCCATACACTCGGCATCCGCCCGTAA
- a CDS encoding bifunctional aspartate kinase/homoserine dehydrogenase II, which yields MTTVRHLHKFGGSSLADPACYRRVAQILKEYSQSHDLVVVSAAGKTTNQLIAFIENLTVKPQQAQAILGQIQQFQHQLIADLLEGEAAQALTNRVSDECMILAELSAPLSAAQQAFVLAHGEMWSSRLMAALLNQQGLMAIAQDARAFLRAHRETQPEIDRAQSYPLLKEILAQHGHQRIVITGFIAQDEAGETVLLGRNGSDYSATIIGALAEVERVTIWSDVAGVYSADPRVVTDACLLPLLRLDEASELARLAAPVLHSRTLQPVAQSAIDLHLRCSYDPEAGSTHIERVLASGRGAKIITSLDEVLLIELSFSRGHDFQRLYKQVIEQLKRAQLIPLAYDKQEDQYRIQLAYTAEIASGALSYLQDAAIEAEIRLKEGYSLVAAVGAGVTKNANHCFGFYQQLKQAPIEFLCESESELSLVAILRQTSMDTLVNQLHTYLFQAQKRVALALCGKGNIGSSWLKLFAEQKAELEKRRGMSFELVAIIDSQTYWFDEHGIDPTKVAQHFLEESIPNDGQGWLLKLGQIRGYDDVIVLDVTASAELAGQYIQIAEQGMHLISANKVAGSSSSEYYYQVKDSFTKISRHWFYNATVGAGLPINHTVRDLRESGDEIVALSGIFSGTLSWLFQQYDGTVPFSELVDLAWQQGLTEPDPRNDLDGSDVMRKLVILARESGLDIEPGQVTVESLVPEELQCLSLDDFLDQSAQLDIQLAERLAKAQREDKVLRYVARLEKSGKASVGVEALHREHPLANLLPCDNIFAIESKWYKDNPLVIRGPGAGRDVTAGAIQSDINLLSSLL from the coding sequence ATGACCACCGTACGCCACCTCCATAAATTCGGAGGAAGTAGTCTGGCTGATCCGGCATGTTATCGCCGCGTTGCTCAAATTCTCAAAGAGTATTCGCAAAGTCACGACCTAGTTGTGGTTTCTGCAGCGGGCAAAACAACCAATCAACTCATTGCTTTTATTGAGAATCTAACCGTCAAACCGCAACAGGCCCAAGCAATTTTGGGTCAGATTCAACAGTTTCAACACCAGTTAATTGCAGACTTGCTCGAAGGAGAAGCCGCTCAAGCACTGACGAACCGAGTGAGTGATGAGTGCATGATCCTCGCTGAACTCAGTGCCCCACTAAGTGCCGCCCAACAGGCATTCGTATTAGCTCATGGTGAGATGTGGTCATCCCGTTTAATGGCAGCGTTACTCAACCAGCAAGGATTAATGGCGATTGCACAAGACGCCAGAGCATTTTTACGCGCTCACCGAGAGACCCAACCGGAAATCGACCGTGCCCAGTCTTATCCGCTATTGAAGGAAATTCTGGCTCAACATGGTCATCAACGGATCGTGATCACTGGATTCATCGCTCAAGACGAAGCCGGAGAAACCGTGCTGCTGGGGCGGAATGGTTCCGATTACTCAGCGACCATTATTGGTGCACTGGCAGAAGTCGAGCGGGTAACAATTTGGAGTGATGTCGCCGGTGTCTACAGTGCAGACCCGAGAGTCGTCACTGATGCCTGCCTGCTGCCGCTCCTTCGTCTGGATGAAGCCAGCGAACTGGCTCGCCTCGCTGCACCCGTCTTACACAGCCGGACATTACAGCCGGTAGCGCAAAGTGCGATTGATCTGCATCTCCGGTGTAGCTATGACCCTGAAGCCGGATCAACCCATATCGAACGGGTACTTGCTTCAGGACGGGGTGCCAAAATCATCACGTCTTTGGATGAAGTCTTACTGATTGAACTGAGTTTCTCACGCGGACACGATTTTCAGCGTCTGTACAAACAGGTGATCGAGCAACTCAAGCGAGCCCAGCTCATACCGCTTGCTTATGATAAGCAAGAAGACCAGTATCGCATCCAGCTTGCTTACACGGCTGAAATTGCTTCTGGTGCTTTATCCTATTTGCAAGATGCCGCTATTGAAGCGGAAATTCGCCTCAAAGAAGGCTATTCACTGGTCGCCGCCGTCGGTGCCGGGGTGACCAAAAATGCCAACCACTGTTTCGGTTTTTATCAGCAGCTCAAACAGGCTCCGATTGAATTCCTCTGTGAATCTGAATCAGAATTGAGTCTGGTCGCGATACTTCGTCAGACATCCATGGATACTTTGGTCAATCAGCTACATACTTACCTTTTTCAGGCTCAGAAACGCGTGGCACTCGCACTCTGCGGCAAAGGCAATATTGGCTCAAGTTGGCTCAAGCTCTTTGCGGAACAGAAAGCCGAGCTGGAAAAGCGCCGGGGGATGAGTTTTGAACTGGTTGCGATCATCGATAGTCAGACCTACTGGTTTGATGAACATGGCATTGACCCGACAAAGGTCGCACAACATTTTCTTGAAGAATCCATTCCCAATGATGGTCAAGGATGGCTACTCAAACTCGGACAGATCCGCGGCTATGATGATGTCATCGTGCTGGATGTGACCGCCAGTGCTGAACTCGCCGGACAATATATTCAGATCGCAGAACAAGGAATGCACCTTATTTCTGCCAACAAGGTCGCGGGCTCTTCAAGTAGTGAATACTACTATCAAGTTAAAGACTCTTTTACAAAGATCAGCCGTCACTGGTTTTACAATGCGACAGTCGGTGCTGGTCTGCCGATTAACCATACGGTGAGAGATCTGCGGGAAAGCGGAGATGAGATCGTCGCTCTGTCCGGGATTTTCTCAGGAACACTGTCTTGGCTCTTCCAACAATACGACGGGACTGTCCCATTTAGTGAATTGGTTGATCTGGCTTGGCAACAAGGCTTAACCGAACCCGATCCGAGAAATGATTTAGATGGCTCCGACGTCATGAGAAAATTGGTCATTCTGGCGCGTGAGTCCGGTCTGGATATTGAACCCGGTCAGGTCACTGTCGAATCACTGGTGCCGGAAGAATTACAGTGCCTCTCTCTGGATGACTTTCTTGACCAAAGCGCTCAACTCGACATTCAGCTTGCTGAACGTCTGGCAAAAGCACAGAGAGAAGATAAAGTGCTGCGTTATGTCGCTCGCTTGGAGAAATCAGGCAAAGCCTCCGTCGGTGTGGAAGCATTACACCGAGAGCATCCATTAGCCAATCTACTACCGTGCGATAATATCTTTGCCATCGAAAGTAAATGGTATAAAGACAATCCATTAGTGATTCGCGGCCCCGGTGCCGGACGAGATGTCACTGCGGGTGCAATCCAGTCAGATATTAATCTACTTTCCAGCCTGTTATAA
- a CDS encoding O-succinylhomoserine (thiol)-lyase — translation MSTRKQATIAVRTGIESDTQYHAVVPPIYLSTNYGFPAFGEVPQYDYTRSGNPNRGLLEQALYELEGGQGAVITNCGTSALNLWVSAFIGPDDLIVAPNDCYGGTYRLFNTRANKGDFRVLFVDQCDDAALTEALAQKPKLILLETPSNPLVRVVDIEKICQQAKQVGALVAVDNTFLTPVYQQPLSLGADFVIHSTTKYINGHSDVIGGVIISKTKAHAEQLSWWANCIGASGTPFDSYMTLRGLRTLSARMRCHEESSLKILAYLQSQTLIGTIYHPSLPTHPGHDIAQKQQSGFGSMLSFEFVGSYEELQQFVSRLNLFSLAESLGGVESLICHPATMTHRAMGEEALHKAGITLQLLRLSVGLEDVDDLIADLDQSLNWVKENR, via the coding sequence ATGAGCACTCGTAAACAGGCAACCATCGCCGTTCGAACGGGTATTGAGTCAGACACGCAGTACCATGCTGTCGTTCCACCGATTTATCTCTCAACGAATTATGGATTTCCGGCGTTCGGTGAAGTCCCTCAGTACGATTATACCCGTTCCGGTAATCCGAACCGTGGACTGCTGGAACAAGCACTTTACGAACTGGAAGGTGGTCAGGGAGCCGTAATCACCAACTGCGGTACATCAGCGCTTAATCTATGGGTTTCTGCCTTTATCGGCCCCGATGATCTCATCGTCGCACCGAATGATTGTTATGGCGGCACATACCGTTTATTCAATACCCGCGCCAATAAAGGTGACTTCCGGGTGTTATTCGTTGATCAATGCGACGATGCTGCGCTCACTGAAGCCTTAGCCCAGAAACCTAAACTCATTTTGCTGGAAACACCATCCAACCCGCTTGTCCGGGTCGTTGATATCGAAAAAATCTGTCAGCAGGCAAAGCAGGTCGGTGCTTTAGTCGCTGTTGATAATACCTTCCTGACCCCAGTCTACCAACAACCTTTATCGCTGGGCGCTGACTTTGTGATCCATTCGACGACAAAGTATATCAATGGCCACTCTGATGTGATTGGCGGCGTAATTATCAGCAAAACCAAAGCGCACGCTGAACAGCTTTCTTGGTGGGCCAACTGTATCGGAGCCTCCGGTACCCCATTCGATAGTTATATGACACTCAGAGGGCTACGCACCTTGAGCGCAAGAATGCGTTGCCATGAAGAAAGCTCACTGAAAATTCTCGCTTACTTGCAGTCTCAGACGCTGATCGGAACCATTTATCATCCGAGTTTACCGACTCATCCCGGTCATGACATTGCGCAAAAGCAGCAAAGCGGATTTGGTTCGATGCTCAGCTTTGAATTTGTGGGGAGCTATGAAGAGCTGCAACAATTTGTGAGCCGGCTCAATCTGTTTTCATTAGCGGAGTCACTCGGTGGTGTCGAAAGTTTAATTTGTCACCCGGCAACGATGACCCATCGTGCGATGGGTGAGGAAGCACTCCACAAAGCCGGTATTACTCTACAATTATTACGGCTCTCGGTCGGCTTAGAAGATGTCGATGACTTGATTGCCGATCTGGATCAATCCCTAAATTGGGTAAAGGAGAATCGTTGA
- the metJ gene encoding met regulon transcriptional regulator MetJ gives MADWNGEYISPYAEHGKKNEQVKKITVSIPLKVLKVLTDERTRRQINNLRHATNSELLCEAFLHAYTGQPLPTDEDLRKDRPDDIPTEAKAIMTEMGIEFESYDD, from the coding sequence ATGGCTGATTGGAATGGTGAATACATAAGTCCTTATGCTGAGCATGGTAAGAAAAACGAGCAGGTCAAGAAAATTACGGTTTCTATCCCATTGAAAGTTCTCAAAGTATTGACTGATGAACGGACAAGACGCCAGATCAATAATTTACGTCATGCCACAAATAGTGAGCTGTTATGTGAGGCATTTTTGCATGCGTATACGGGTCAGCCTTTGCCGACGGATGAAGATCTGCGTAAAGATCGCCCGGATGATATTCCAACTGAAGCAAAAGCAATCATGACTGAGATGGGCATTGAATTTGAATCTTATGATGATTAA